In Pseudobacter ginsenosidimutans, the following are encoded in one genomic region:
- a CDS encoding type I glyceraldehyde-3-phosphate dehydrogenase, whose amino-acid sequence MRIAINGMGRIGRLLFRRLVNHPDIDLVAVNDIMEPANLEYLLRYDSVYGTFPPSMALENNQLKTGGKSVSVFQQSDPTALPWKDLGIDVVLECSGMFTNKAGAGIHLQGGAKKVLLSTTGSADIPLMIYGYNQHALTAETPILSPGGCMTNCSTHILYILNAIGIESVQLNILHSYTSRQELVDAPHKQFRRGRAAAESIIPVEIDLQTSLEKLFPMMAEKIAAVSTRVPVANGAMADFTLQLKNKVTKEEINKLFRTAALNEYKGILEYTEDPLVSLDIKGNTHSVIVDGTLTTVVGNHLKLITWFDNEYGYTSRMIDWLLYMRQL is encoded by the coding sequence ATGCGAATAGCCATTAATGGGATGGGCAGGATCGGGCGACTGCTTTTCCGTCGCCTTGTGAACCATCCCGATATAGACCTTGTAGCCGTGAATGATATCATGGAGCCCGCCAATCTGGAATACCTTCTTCGATATGATTCTGTCTATGGAACATTTCCTCCCTCTATGGCCCTGGAAAACAACCAGTTGAAAACAGGAGGCAAGTCCGTTTCCGTATTCCAGCAATCTGACCCAACCGCACTTCCCTGGAAAGACCTCGGTATCGATGTAGTGCTGGAATGCTCTGGCATGTTCACCAATAAAGCCGGCGCCGGCATTCACCTGCAGGGCGGGGCTAAAAAGGTGCTGCTGTCCACCACCGGATCAGCAGATATTCCACTCATGATCTATGGATACAATCAGCATGCCCTCACCGCTGAGACCCCAATTCTGAGCCCGGGCGGCTGTATGACCAATTGCTCCACACATATCCTCTATATCCTCAATGCCATTGGTATTGAGTCCGTGCAACTGAATATCCTGCACTCTTACACATCACGCCAGGAACTGGTGGATGCGCCGCACAAGCAGTTCCGCAGGGGACGTGCTGCTGCCGAGAGCATCATTCCTGTGGAGATCGATCTGCAAACATCGCTGGAGAAACTATTCCCGATGATGGCGGAGAAGATCGCTGCCGTGTCTACCCGCGTGCCCGTTGCCAATGGCGCGATGGCGGATTTCACTTTGCAACTGAAGAATAAAGTCACCAAGGAAGAGATCAACAAGCTGTTCCGCACGGCTGCCCTGAATGAATACAAGGGAATCCTGGAATATACCGAGGATCCGCTGGTAAGCCTGGACATCAAGGGTAACACGCATTCCGTGATCGTTGATGGAACGCTCACCACTGTGGTAGGCAATCACCTGAAGCTGATCACCTGGTTCGATAACGAATATGGCTATACGAGCCGTATGATCGACTGGCTGTTGTACATGCGTCAACTATAA
- a CDS encoding sensor histidine kinase, with the protein MKFRFQYIYIAFLLSFVILTVLAVLFYQRLMNTQRYSNAVEHTYEKLYLLSRVDAYMKDAISSERGFILTRDSTVLEPLLSNAPKINPLIDSLRALTNDNNRQQINVNNLKRIVSERLNQVRTNVNKAALRENSSQDIRLLQSKVLMNDYYDVLRKIESEERSMLLFRNIQKDSYQANNPKLLYAIFVFATVVFVLSFLFINRELRKRLSFQQQLQNQVGSLNRANIELDQLTNAHSHHLQEPLRKIQTFTTRLLTKQNGNLNEETRMLLEKINTTAEHMHGLTADMAKYSNLISNREAAVDVDLNYVLFKVAEQVDARLTMNHASLVVANTLPVVRGIPMQLAILFEQLIDNSIKFSRRDVPPVITITHEETVGKTISDKLLSVFGGTLYYKISVVDNGMGFSNEFAEKIFGIFEKLETQQLFLNSKGIGLAMVKRIMINHGGNVSASGYVGQGAVFYLYFPVPNR; encoded by the coding sequence ATGAAGTTCAGATTTCAGTACATATATATCGCCTTCCTGCTCTCCTTTGTGATACTGACTGTTCTGGCCGTTCTCTTTTACCAGCGGCTGATGAACACGCAACGGTATTCCAATGCGGTGGAACATACATATGAAAAACTATATCTGCTCAGTCGCGTGGATGCGTATATGAAAGATGCCATCAGCAGTGAACGCGGCTTTATCCTCACGCGCGACTCAACTGTGCTGGAGCCTTTACTGAGCAACGCACCGAAGATCAATCCGCTGATCGATAGTCTCCGCGCACTCACCAATGATAACAACAGACAGCAGATCAACGTCAATAACCTGAAGCGCATCGTTTCCGAGCGGCTCAACCAGGTGCGTACTAACGTGAACAAAGCAGCGCTAAGGGAGAACAGCAGCCAGGATATTCGCCTTCTCCAATCGAAAGTGCTGATGAATGATTATTACGATGTGCTGAGAAAGATAGAAAGTGAAGAAAGAAGTATGCTGCTGTTCAGGAATATTCAGAAAGACAGTTACCAGGCCAATAACCCGAAACTGTTGTATGCTATTTTCGTTTTTGCCACTGTAGTGTTTGTACTCAGTTTTCTCTTTATCAATAGAGAACTTCGGAAAAGGCTCAGCTTTCAGCAGCAACTGCAGAACCAGGTAGGATCACTGAACCGGGCCAATATAGAGCTGGACCAATTGACCAATGCACATTCACATCATTTGCAGGAGCCACTGCGTAAGATACAGACCTTTACCACCCGCTTACTGACCAAACAAAATGGCAATCTGAATGAGGAAACCAGGATGTTGCTGGAAAAGATCAATACCACGGCAGAACATATGCATGGCCTTACGGCAGACATGGCCAAGTACTCCAACCTGATCTCAAACCGGGAAGCCGCAGTGGACGTGGACCTCAACTATGTGCTCTTCAAAGTGGCGGAACAGGTGGATGCGCGCCTCACCATGAACCACGCCAGCCTGGTAGTAGCCAATACCTTACCGGTAGTGCGCGGAATTCCAATGCAACTGGCCATCCTCTTTGAGCAACTGATAGATAATTCCATTAAGTTCTCCCGCCGCGATGTGCCGCCGGTGATCACCATCACACATGAAGAAACGGTGGGCAAAACCATTAGTGATAAACTGCTGTCCGTTTTCGGAGGCACTCTTTATTATAAGATCAGCGTGGTGGACAATGGGATGGGATTCAGTAATGAATTTGCAGAAAAGATCTTCGGCATTTTTGAAAAACTGGAAACGCAACAACTCTTCCTCAACAGCAAGGGCATTGGCCTCGCGATGGTGAAACGCATCATGATCAATCATGGCGGGAATGTTTCCGCATCGGGATATGTAGGCCAGGGTGCTGTTTTCTATTTGTATTTTCCTGTTCCTAACCGCTAG
- a CDS encoding Gfo/Idh/MocA family protein yields the protein MDEFLWGVIGTGNIAEAFAEDLHLAKNAKHRISAVLSREMSTAREFAEKFKAPDSFDDLEQFAAHSQVNAVYIATPHPMHFEEAQVCLKHKLPVLCEKPMGISKRQVAEMFETAKQYNTFLMEAMWTRFLPSIGMVQEMLQNEAIGELRHINASLSFLAPREEGSRYFEPSLGGGSLLDLGIYPVFLSQLLMGKPTNIHSSIKRSEKGIDENCAMLLQFGADKYAMLESSLITQTPNTATITGTSGQIIITNPWNEKPPSIVYEKYHGVKCEEPVQWEGRGLQFEVEEVYDCLRQGKISSEKMSPEFSLNLIETMDTIRHQHSIRYPFE from the coding sequence ATGGATGAATTTTTATGGGGTGTGATCGGCACCGGAAATATTGCGGAAGCATTTGCAGAAGACCTGCACCTGGCAAAGAATGCCAAACACCGTATCAGCGCGGTACTGAGCCGAGAGATGAGCACTGCCCGCGAGTTTGCAGAAAAGTTTAAAGCGCCGGATTCCTTTGACGATCTGGAACAGTTTGCAGCCCACTCCCAGGTGAATGCAGTGTACATCGCCACACCGCACCCGATGCACTTCGAAGAAGCACAGGTTTGTCTGAAACATAAGTTGCCTGTGCTCTGCGAAAAACCGATGGGCATCAGCAAACGTCAGGTAGCCGAAATGTTCGAAACGGCAAAACAGTACAACACTTTTCTCATGGAAGCAATGTGGACGCGCTTCCTGCCAAGTATCGGCATGGTACAGGAGATGCTGCAGAACGAAGCCATCGGTGAGCTCAGGCATATCAATGCTTCACTCAGCTTCCTGGCTCCGCGCGAAGAAGGCAGTCGTTATTTTGAACCTTCACTCGGCGGCGGCTCACTCCTGGATCTCGGCATCTACCCCGTGTTCCTGTCGCAACTCCTGATGGGCAAGCCTACCAATATCCATTCTTCCATTAAACGCTCCGAAAAAGGAATCGACGAAAATTGCGCTATGCTGTTGCAATTCGGTGCTGATAAATATGCCATGCTGGAATCTTCACTGATCACGCAAACACCCAATACAGCCACTATTACTGGCACAAGCGGACAGATCATTATCACCAATCCCTGGAACGAAAAGCCGCCTTCCATTGTTTATGAAAAATATCATGGTGTAAAATGTGAAGAGCCGGTGCAATGGGAGGGACGCGGACTGCAGTTTGAAGTGGAAGAAGTGTATGATTGCCTCCGGCAGGGAAAGATCAGCAGTGAAAAGATGTCGCCTGAATTCAGTCTCAACCTCATCGAAACGATGGACACTATCCGACACCAGCATTCCATTCGTTATCCATTCGAATAA
- a CDS encoding WD40/YVTN/BNR-like repeat-containing protein: protein MQVRLLIIACLLSLTGYSQKIEILKTGIKSSLRGLCVLNDNLIWTSGSGGTVGRSTDGGKTWEWNIVPGFEKREFRDIEAFDANTAIVIAIAEPGNILKTTDGGKTWNNVFTDTTKGVFMDAMDFADAKNGIVIGDPINDEVYLLTTKDGGNSWDKYRGSPIKAGKGEAFFAASGTNIIYHAKNKFTAVSGGMVSRILTPDNAIELPMVKGKETTGAYSLAVYKDQAAVVGGNYTSDTSTEGNCVLFKLSQPAAFRKPAVPPHGYRSGVEFITGGQLICCGTSGVDVSNDLGMHWTLISKESYNVVKRSKAGRTVILAGDGKIAKLVY, encoded by the coding sequence ATGCAAGTTCGGTTACTCATCATCGCATGTTTACTCTCCCTTACAGGATATTCACAGAAAATAGAAATTTTGAAGACAGGCATCAAATCCAGCCTGCGCGGGCTTTGTGTGCTTAACGATAACCTGATCTGGACCAGCGGCAGCGGTGGCACCGTTGGCCGGTCTACCGATGGCGGCAAAACCTGGGAATGGAACATAGTACCGGGATTTGAAAAACGTGAGTTCCGCGACATTGAAGCATTTGACGCCAATACTGCTATAGTGATCGCTATCGCAGAGCCGGGTAATATCCTCAAAACAACAGATGGTGGCAAAACATGGAACAACGTATTCACCGATACCACCAAAGGCGTGTTCATGGACGCAATGGACTTTGCAGATGCAAAGAATGGCATCGTGATCGGAGATCCCATCAACGATGAAGTATACCTGCTCACTACCAAAGATGGCGGCAACTCATGGGACAAATACCGCGGCTCCCCTATCAAAGCCGGCAAGGGCGAAGCATTCTTCGCAGCCAGCGGCACCAATATCATTTATCATGCAAAGAATAAATTCACAGCTGTTTCAGGAGGAATGGTTTCGCGCATACTCACACCCGATAATGCCATCGAGCTGCCAATGGTAAAAGGGAAAGAGACCACCGGCGCTTATTCCCTGGCTGTTTACAAAGACCAGGCAGCCGTGGTAGGTGGCAATTATACTTCCGATACTTCCACTGAAGGTAACTGTGTGCTCTTCAAACTCAGTCAGCCTGCAGCATTCCGTAAGCCGGCTGTACCGCCACATGGTTACAGGAGCGGTGTGGAATTCATCACAGGCGGACAACTCATCTGCTGTGGCACAAGTGGTGTGGATGTTTCCAATGACCTCGGCATGCACTGGACACTCATCTCCAAAGAAAGCTACAATGTGGTGAAACGCTCAAAAGCAGGCAGGACGGTGATTCTGGCAGGAGATGGGAAGATTGCAAAATTAGTGTATTAA
- a CDS encoding DMT family protein — translation MKTILLLVASNIFMTIAWYGHLKNQNIPMWKAILVAWGIAFFEYCLMVPANRLGYGNGFNGFQLKMTQEVITLVVFTVFAVFYLKEPFHWKYLVSFVLLLGAVYFAFKK, via the coding sequence ATGAAGACCATTCTCTTACTGGTAGCGTCCAATATTTTCATGACCATCGCCTGGTATGGACATCTCAAGAACCAGAATATCCCGATGTGGAAGGCTATCCTCGTGGCCTGGGGCATTGCCTTCTTCGAGTATTGTCTGATGGTGCCTGCCAACAGGCTGGGCTATGGCAACGGATTCAACGGTTTCCAGCTGAAGATGACCCAGGAAGTGATCACCCTCGTTGTGTTCACGGTGTTTGCAGTATTCTATCTGAAAGAACCATTTCACTGGAAGTACCTGGTGAGCTTTGTGCTGTTGCTGGGAGCGGTATATTTTGCTTTCAAGAAATAA
- a CDS encoding SDR family oxidoreductase: MAKLKKTPAKPKQKKQLDQINMIIRPGYLGSGRLKDKVAIITGGDSGIGRSVAVLFAREGADVAIAYRSSDKDAKETQQLVEAEQRECLLLKGDLSKETFARKMVKDVYRHFKKLSILVNNAGTHEEDYDFQKISTRQFQHTFDVNMYPFFYSSQEALKVMDKDGCIINTASVVAFRGSEHLIDYSATKGAIVSFTRALAKNLAESGIRVNAVAPGPVWTPLIFASFTKAHVNDFGKKTPMGRAGYPYELAPAFLFLACEDAAYITGQVIHVNGGEIVG, encoded by the coding sequence ATGGCAAAACTGAAAAAAACACCAGCAAAGCCCAAACAGAAAAAACAGCTGGACCAGATCAATATGATCATCCGGCCCGGGTACCTTGGGTCAGGAAGGCTGAAGGATAAAGTAGCCATCATTACCGGCGGCGACAGTGGCATCGGGCGTTCCGTAGCTGTGCTCTTTGCCCGTGAAGGAGCCGATGTGGCCATCGCGTACAGGAGCAGTGATAAGGATGCAAAGGAAACACAGCAACTGGTGGAAGCGGAGCAACGTGAATGTCTATTGCTGAAAGGAGACCTGAGCAAAGAAACATTCGCACGTAAAATGGTGAAAGATGTATACAGGCATTTCAAGAAGTTATCGATACTCGTGAACAATGCCGGCACTCACGAAGAGGATTATGATTTCCAGAAGATCAGTACCCGGCAGTTCCAGCACACATTTGATGTGAACATGTATCCTTTCTTTTATTCTTCCCAGGAAGCATTGAAAGTGATGGACAAAGATGGTTGTATCATCAACACTGCATCGGTAGTGGCTTTCAGGGGCAGTGAACATCTGATCGATTATTCCGCTACCAAGGGCGCCATTGTTTCTTTCACCCGCGCACTGGCGAAGAACCTGGCTGAATCGGGTATACGTGTGAATGCCGTGGCACCGGGACCTGTGTGGACTCCGCTCATCTTTGCCAGTTTCACCAAAGCACATGTGAATGATTTTGGAAAGAAAACACCGATGGGGCGAGCCGGTTATCCCTATGAGCTGGCCCCTGCATTCCTTTTCCTGGCCTGTGAAGATGCGGCATATATCACAGGGCAGGTGATCCATGTGAATGGAGGCGAAATTGTGGGATAG
- a CDS encoding response regulator, with protein MQKLFILIAEDDADDRFLLQTAFEENGFTDSLEFVENGIELIEYLTGIMHSKTLDINYPGFILLDLNMPKKDGREVLKEIKQHPELKKIPVIVFTTTKNENEIRRCYELGANTYVVKPVSFDALVKVIFEIRSYWMNTASIPF; from the coding sequence ATGCAAAAACTCTTTATCCTCATAGCCGAAGACGATGCCGACGACAGGTTCCTGTTGCAGACTGCATTCGAAGAAAACGGCTTTACGGATTCACTTGAATTTGTTGAGAACGGGATAGAGTTAATTGAATACCTTACCGGTATTATGCATAGCAAAACCCTCGATATCAATTATCCCGGTTTCATTCTTCTGGACCTCAATATGCCGAAGAAAGATGGACGTGAAGTACTGAAGGAGATCAAACAACATCCTGAATTAAAGAAGATCCCTGTTATTGTTTTCACCACCACTAAAAATGAAAACGAGATCAGGCGTTGTTATGAACTGGGAGCGAATACCTATGTAGTGAAGCCCGTGAGCTTCGATGCATTGGTGAAAGTGATCTTTGAGATCCGCAGCTATTGGATGAATACTGCTTCCATCCCATTTTAA
- a CDS encoding aminopeptidase P family protein, which produces MRISFPVMMFLLLVSVASAQENNLPQDYLSPEFHAGRREALRELMPDNSVTVVFAYPMRKFSNDVDYVYHPNPDLYYFTGYTEPNAMLFIFKEPQTAADGSTYKELFFVQKRDPGAEQWTGIRLGAEGVKQKLKIAQVFNGGDFSKHPISFDKFSQVLLYGFPQDMDRKQTRGEGLYALMNQFIARSGYSDSLNGKGKFNTTLYYKYTAQLREIKTEEEIALLRKAVEISCNGQVEVMKAVKPDMSEREIQGLHEFVHKKYGAEEVGYPSIVGAGNNGCVLHYQENNDLQVANRMVLMDVGAQYHGYTADVTRTIPANGKFTAEQKLIYQLVYDAQEAAFKLCKDGASWQELDKVSREVILEGLVNLGIAKNKSEAGKYYPHGLGHHIGLDVHDRGNYGTVKKGMVITIEPGIYIPKNSNCDPKWWTIAVRIEDDLLIREKDYELLSRNAPRTIAEVENTIAQKSALDNFVLPPLQSGKKGF; this is translated from the coding sequence ATGCGTATAAGCTTCCCTGTTATGATGTTCCTGCTGTTGGTTTCCGTTGCATCCGCACAGGAAAACAATTTACCCCAGGATTATCTCAGTCCTGAATTCCATGCAGGAAGAAGAGAAGCCCTCCGGGAACTGATGCCAGACAATTCCGTTACCGTAGTATTCGCCTATCCCATGCGGAAATTCTCCAACGACGTTGACTATGTTTATCATCCCAACCCCGATCTGTATTATTTTACCGGCTACACAGAACCCAATGCCATGCTCTTTATCTTCAAGGAGCCGCAAACTGCAGCCGATGGCAGTACTTACAAAGAACTTTTCTTTGTACAGAAACGCGATCCCGGCGCCGAACAGTGGACCGGCATCCGCCTCGGAGCAGAAGGAGTGAAACAAAAACTGAAGATCGCACAGGTGTTCAATGGCGGCGATTTCAGCAAGCATCCCATCAGCTTCGATAAATTCAGTCAGGTACTGCTCTACGGTTTTCCACAGGATATGGATCGCAAACAGACACGTGGCGAAGGGCTGTATGCACTCATGAACCAGTTCATCGCAAGGTCCGGTTATTCAGATTCCCTGAATGGAAAAGGGAAATTCAATACTACCCTTTATTACAAATACACAGCCCAGCTGCGGGAGATCAAGACCGAAGAAGAGATCGCGCTGCTCCGAAAAGCCGTGGAGATCTCCTGCAATGGACAGGTGGAAGTGATGAAAGCCGTAAAACCGGATATGTCTGAACGTGAGATCCAGGGCCTGCATGAATTCGTGCATAAAAAATACGGCGCAGAAGAAGTAGGCTACCCGAGTATCGTAGGCGCAGGCAACAACGGCTGCGTGCTGCATTACCAGGAAAACAACGATCTCCAGGTGGCCAACCGTATGGTGCTGATGGACGTGGGCGCGCAATATCACGGCTACACGGCAGATGTTACCCGCACCATTCCCGCCAATGGTAAATTCACCGCTGAACAGAAACTCATCTATCAACTTGTATACGACGCACAGGAAGCCGCTTTCAAATTATGTAAAGACGGCGCCAGCTGGCAGGAGCTCGACAAAGTTTCCCGTGAAGTGATCCTCGAAGGACTCGTAAACCTGGGCATCGCCAAAAACAAATCGGAAGCAGGCAAGTATTATCCCCATGGCCTGGGTCATCATATCGGACTGGATGTGCACGACCGCGGAAATTACGGTACCGTTAAAAAAGGAATGGTGATCACAATCGAACCAGGCATCTATATTCCGAAAAACAGCAACTGTGATCCAAAATGGTGGACCATCGCGGTTCGCATCGAGGACGATCTGCTGATCAGAGAGAAGGATTATGAGCTGTTATCACGCAATGCCCCGCGGACCATCGCGGAGGTGGAAAATACCATCGCACAGAAAAGTGCGCTGGACAATTTTGTGCTTCCCCCCTTACAATCAGGCAAAAAAGGATTCTAG
- a CDS encoding transglutaminase-like domain-containing protein: protein MSLLNKLTPGMNYQDDKYKATRKWLLVIISALTVLPLAPLINRYIPPLIIGNWNLDLTVSIILAAVFTWIVLRLFRFLLIPAVALLVLVLLYNQLTNGYGFKRIMSDYRTMVEQNWGRKSQKEIDLVLSPTIFEGPLAKTVKALQSKVNSQDSVVRNFSVEHSLDYFDEYHTKYGPIVRQLSLFKYINNHFKYVSDSERDEYFATPRETIQNGMGGDCDDHTILMTSALKAIGGHCRMVLTEGHLYPELYVGDEKAFERMQQAIIHLFSDQAIENIFYHEQDGQYWINLDYTAKYPGGPYLSEKAFAIIDL, encoded by the coding sequence TTGAGTTTATTAAATAAGTTGACGCCCGGCATGAACTATCAGGATGATAAGTACAAGGCAACCCGCAAATGGTTGCTGGTGATAATTAGTGCGCTTACAGTATTACCGCTTGCCCCATTGATCAACCGGTATATTCCGCCATTGATCATCGGGAACTGGAACCTCGATCTCACGGTGTCCATTATACTGGCCGCCGTATTCACCTGGATAGTTCTGCGCCTCTTCCGTTTCCTCCTCATCCCCGCAGTGGCCCTGCTGGTGCTGGTACTGCTATATAACCAGCTCACCAACGGTTACGGTTTCAAACGCATCATGTCTGATTACAGGACCATGGTGGAACAGAACTGGGGACGCAAAAGCCAGAAGGAGATCGACCTTGTACTGAGCCCCACCATCTTCGAAGGCCCCCTCGCAAAAACAGTAAAGGCCCTTCAATCCAAAGTGAATTCGCAGGACTCTGTGGTGCGTAATTTTTCGGTGGAACATTCCCTGGATTACTTCGACGAATACCATACCAAGTATGGTCCCATCGTTCGGCAGCTCTCACTCTTCAAATACATCAACAACCATTTCAAGTATGTATCGGACTCCGAGCGTGATGAATATTTCGCCACGCCAAGGGAAACCATTCAGAACGGAATGGGCGGCGACTGTGATGATCATACCATCCTCATGACCTCAGCGCTCAAAGCCATCGGCGGCCATTGCCGGATGGTATTGACTGAAGGTCATCTCTATCCTGAATTGTATGTGGGAGATGAAAAAGCATTTGAAAGAATGCAGCAGGCTATTATCCATCTCTTCAGCGATCAGGCCATCGAGAATATCTTTTATCACGAACAGGATGGACAATACTGGATCAACCTTGACTACACGGCCAAATATCCCGGCGGCCCCTACCTCAGTGAGAAAGCATTTGCTATTATCGACCTGTAG
- a CDS encoding DUF1328 family protein, with the protein MLRWTIIFLVVAIIAAIFGFGGIAAGAAGIAKILFFIFIVLFLLSLIAGRPKGVD; encoded by the coding sequence ATGTTACGCTGGACAATCATATTCTTAGTGGTAGCGATCATAGCCGCTATCTTCGGATTCGGTGGCATCGCAGCAGGTGCTGCCGGCATTGCAAAAATATTGTTCTTCATTTTTATAGTCCTCTTCTTACTGAGTTTGATTGCAGGACGACCGAAGGGTGTTGATTAA
- a CDS encoding response regulator: protein MIIDDEQDLCSLLKVYFSRKNYVVHYTHTLQEGVQEMQTLHPDILFLDNNLPDGIGWMQVESFLKVNPELKLYLMSGYQPKTPDIPGLQFQVLTKPISFADLDHL from the coding sequence TTGATCATAGACGACGAGCAGGACCTTTGTTCACTGTTGAAAGTGTACTTCTCCCGCAAAAACTACGTTGTTCATTACACGCATACCCTGCAGGAAGGCGTGCAGGAAATGCAAACCCTGCACCCGGACATCCTGTTCCTGGACAATAACCTCCCGGACGGCATCGGATGGATGCAGGTGGAATCTTTTCTGAAAGTGAATCCTGAATTGAAATTATACCTGATGAGCGGCTACCAGCCAAAGACGCCGGATATTCCGGGCCTTCAGTTCCAGGTACTGACCAAGCCTATCTCCTTCGCTGATCTCGATCATCTCTGA
- a CDS encoding alpha-amylase — MEKNSTLFQFFHWYYPDDGSLWDHCREQAAHLASLGVTHVWLPPAYKSANGTAEPGYAVYDLFDLGEFDQKGTVRTKYGTKEQYLQCIKALHDAGIQAIADLVLNHKQGADEQEHIMARRVNAENRNEIYPESIGIDAFTKFTFPGRKGKYSNYIWNHDSFTAVSLGRDNELQIYLLEHQNGQDGWEQMMDGEKGNFDYLMGSDIAFDREFVREELKHWIKWYIETTGADGFRLDAVKHITVKFFKEFIPYIREVYGRDFFCIAEYWSHNKDSIIQYCNELEQYCLMYDVPLHFNMYEASMKKKDYDLRTMYQNTILEALPDKALTFVNNHDSQPHQSLESWVDYWFMQHAYAFVLLREKGVPCVFYPDLYGARYETNGHNIEHVPVFPLGKMMQVRHKLSYGEQEDHFDHPNTIGWVRKGVEEMEFSGCAIVLCNGEEGDKLMNMGPAHANKTFIDSTGNRQDKVQTDEHGQATFKANGESVSVWVREEAMAMLA; from the coding sequence ATGGAAAAAAACTCAACGCTGTTCCAGTTCTTTCACTGGTACTACCCTGATGATGGTTCCCTGTGGGACCATTGCCGGGAACAGGCAGCCCACCTGGCATCGCTGGGCGTAACACATGTTTGGCTGCCTCCTGCTTACAAATCAGCTAACGGTACAGCAGAACCGGGATACGCAGTATATGATCTTTTCGATCTGGGCGAATTTGATCAGAAAGGGACAGTTCGCACCAAGTACGGCACCAAAGAACAATATCTTCAATGTATCAAAGCCCTCCATGATGCCGGCATCCAGGCCATCGCCGACCTGGTGCTCAATCACAAACAGGGGGCGGATGAACAGGAGCATATCATGGCCCGCCGCGTGAATGCTGAGAACCGCAATGAGATCTATCCTGAATCCATCGGTATCGATGCCTTCACCAAATTCACCTTCCCGGGAAGAAAAGGAAAATACTCCAACTATATCTGGAACCATGATTCCTTTACTGCGGTTAGCCTGGGCCGTGATAACGAGCTACAGATCTATCTGCTGGAACACCAGAACGGGCAGGACGGATGGGAACAAATGATGGACGGGGAAAAAGGGAATTTCGACTACCTCATGGGCTCAGACATCGCGTTCGATCGTGAATTCGTCAGGGAAGAGCTCAAACACTGGATCAAATGGTATATCGAAACAACGGGAGCAGACGGGTTCCGGCTCGATGCTGTTAAACATATCACCGTGAAATTTTTCAAAGAATTCATCCCGTATATCCGGGAAGTGTATGGAAGGGATTTCTTCTGCATCGCCGAATACTGGAGCCATAACAAGGATTCCATCATACAATACTGCAATGAGCTGGAACAGTATTGTCTCATGTATGATGTGCCGCTGCACTTCAATATGTATGAAGCCTCCATGAAGAAGAAAGATTACGATCTGCGGACCATGTACCAGAACACCATCCTGGAAGCATTGCCAGACAAAGCACTCACCTTCGTGAACAATCACGACAGCCAGCCGCATCAATCCCTGGAAAGCTGGGTGGATTACTGGTTCATGCAACATGCCTATGCATTCGTCTTGCTGCGTGAAAAGGGCGTGCCCTGCGTTTTCTATCCTGATCTCTACGGAGCCAGGTATGAAACCAATGGACATAACATCGAGCATGTTCCCGTATTCCCATTGGGTAAAATGATGCAGGTGCGCCACAAGCTTTCGTATGGGGAACAGGAGGATCATTTTGATCATCCCAATACCATCGGCTGGGTAAGAAAAGGAGTGGAAGAAATGGAGTTTTCGGGTTGCGCTATCGTACTCTGTAACGGAGAGGAGGGCGATAAATTGATGAATATGGGGCCTGCACACGCCAATAAAACATTCATTGACAGTACCGGTAACCGGCAGGACAAAGTGCAGACAGATGAACATGGGCAGGCAACCTTTAAAGCCAATGGGGAAAGCGTTTCCGTTTGGGTGCGCGAGGAAGCCATGGCCATGCTGGCATGA